A window from Hoeflea sp. IMCC20628 encodes these proteins:
- a CDS encoding UDP-2,3-diacylglucosamine diphosphatase, with the protein MTKKFRTIFLSDIHLGTPDCQADILIDFLREHDAQTIYLVGDIVDCWRMKRKGFYWPQSHNDVVQQLLRKARKGTRIIYVPGNHDEMLRDYQGVHFGGIEVRERDVFETADGKRLLVIHGDEFDMVVMNHRWLAHLGDMAYGLAMWTNKWHNRSRKLLGLRYWSFSRWAKLKVKGAVNFISDFEEVLADEARKHGADGVICGHIHHAANEMRGGIRYINTGDWVESCTAVVEHSDGRMEIIDWSRRIPEKAGQVAKSAPLKQIPGKQDQAA; encoded by the coding sequence GTGACCAAAAAATTCCGGACGATATTCCTTTCCGACATCCACCTCGGCACTCCCGATTGTCAGGCGGATATCCTGATCGATTTCCTGCGCGAGCATGATGCACAGACGATCTATCTGGTCGGCGACATCGTCGATTGCTGGCGCATGAAGCGCAAGGGCTTTTACTGGCCGCAATCTCACAACGACGTGGTGCAACAGCTGCTGCGCAAGGCCCGCAAGGGCACACGCATCATCTATGTGCCGGGCAATCACGATGAAATGCTGCGCGACTATCAGGGCGTTCATTTTGGCGGCATCGAAGTGCGCGAACGCGATGTGTTTGAAACCGCCGACGGCAAGCGGTTGCTGGTCATCCACGGCGACGAATTCGACATGGTGGTGATGAACCACCGCTGGCTCGCCCATCTGGGCGACATGGCCTACGGCTTGGCGATGTGGACCAACAAATGGCACAACCGCTCCCGCAAATTGCTGGGCCTGCGCTACTGGTCGTTCTCCCGCTGGGCCAAGCTCAAGGTCAAGGGCGCCGTCAACTTCATCTCCGACTTCGAAGAAGTACTGGCTGATGAAGCCCGTAAACATGGCGCCGATGGCGTCATCTGCGGTCACATCCATCACGCCGCCAACGAGATGCGCGGCGGCATCCGATACATCAACACCGGCGACTGGGTGGAAAGCTGCACCGCCGTCGTCGAGCATTCCGACGGCCGTATGGAGATCATCGACTGGTCACGCCGCATCCCGGAAAAGGCCGGACAGGTCGCCAAGAGCGCCCCCCTCAAACAGATACCAGGCAAGCAGGACCAAGCGGCATGA
- the phnF gene encoding phosphonate metabolism transcriptional regulator PhnF encodes MKTVQRRTGIALWRQVADQIRQSVLTGLAPDERLPSEAELATRFGVNRHTVRAAIAALEKEGILRAEQGRGTFLNDRKRLRYPIGQRTRFSSGLENQAQTRSGKLLSSKTLPAPLHVSTALSLPESTPVIELSTVSAADGVPVSAATSWFDAARFAQIADLYAETGSITASLALLGVDDYTRKTTAIEARHASSEDLDLLALSPGAIVLLTRAIDIDSRGQPVLYGESRFAADRVELLIDNDASKGNGDTG; translated from the coding sequence TTGAAAACTGTGCAAAGACGCACCGGGATCGCGCTGTGGCGGCAGGTCGCCGACCAGATCCGCCAATCGGTTCTCACTGGACTTGCGCCCGATGAGCGCCTGCCCTCGGAGGCGGAACTGGCGACCCGCTTCGGCGTCAACCGGCATACCGTCCGCGCCGCGATTGCAGCGCTGGAGAAGGAAGGCATCCTGCGCGCCGAGCAAGGCCGCGGCACCTTTCTCAATGACCGCAAGCGTCTTCGTTATCCCATCGGCCAGCGCACGCGTTTTTCCTCAGGCCTGGAAAATCAGGCGCAAACCCGGTCCGGCAAGCTGCTGTCGAGCAAGACTTTGCCCGCCCCGCTCCATGTGTCCACGGCACTGTCATTGCCTGAAAGCACGCCAGTCATCGAACTGTCGACAGTCTCGGCTGCTGACGGCGTGCCGGTTTCGGCCGCCACTTCCTGGTTTGACGCGGCGCGGTTCGCTCAGATCGCCGACCTCTATGCCGAGACCGGCTCGATCACGGCGTCCCTGGCGCTGCTCGGCGTTGACGATTACACCCGCAAGACCACGGCAATCGAAGCCCGGCATGCCAGCAGCGAAGATCTCGATCTGCTCGCACTTTCGCCCGGCGCCATCGTCCTCTTGACCCGCGCGATTGATATTGATTCCCGAGGCCAGCCGGTCCTCTACGGCGAATCCCGCTTTGCTGCCGACAGGGTCGAACTGCTCATCGACAACGATGCATCCAAGGGAAATGGCGACACAGGCTGA
- the phnG gene encoding phosphonate C-P lyase system protein PhnG translates to MSLAKNVQENALAPDIAARQRRLSVLAKAPGKELLSCWKQAELDPEVHLLRGPESGLVALRGRIGGNGQPFHVGEMSATRVTVRIGSGEVGHAMISGRDTRKAQLVAVIDALAQDPAHANTIEQVIVAPLEKLASETDAKLREETEATRVNFFTMVRGED, encoded by the coding sequence ATGTCGCTTGCGAAGAACGTGCAGGAAAACGCGCTAGCTCCGGACATCGCAGCGCGTCAAAGACGCCTGTCAGTACTGGCGAAGGCGCCAGGCAAGGAGTTGTTGTCGTGCTGGAAACAGGCCGAACTTGACCCCGAGGTGCATCTGTTGCGCGGCCCGGAATCGGGCCTTGTCGCCTTGCGCGGCCGTATTGGTGGAAACGGTCAGCCATTCCATGTCGGTGAGATGTCAGCCACACGGGTGACTGTGCGGATCGGGTCCGGTGAGGTCGGGCATGCAATGATCAGCGGGCGCGACACACGCAAGGCGCAACTGGTCGCAGTCATCGACGCGCTGGCGCAGGATCCCGCCCATGCGAACACGATTGAGCAGGTGATCGTTGCTCCGCTCGAAAAACTGGCTAGCGAGACAGATGCCAAGCTGCGCGAAGAGACCGAAGCGACCCGGGTCAATTTTTTCACCATGGTGCGAGGAGAAGACTGA
- the phnH gene encoding phosphonate C-P lyase system protein PhnH, translating to MSAATHSSTVYEGGFADPVGASQSVFRALMDAMARPGSVHALPVVTAPPAPLTASAAALIATLADADTPVWLDPALNKTSAVKDWIVFHTGAPVTVHQSEAAFALVASPQSLSALNGFSLGTQEFPDRSTTIILQVSSLTDGAALKLEGPGIKQQASLSPDPMPPHFEAQWQANRAAFPRGVDLILAGRDCVAALPRSTRLVREGA from the coding sequence ATGTCTGCTGCAACACACTCATCGACCGTTTATGAAGGCGGGTTCGCCGATCCTGTCGGCGCGTCGCAAAGCGTGTTCCGGGCATTGATGGACGCGATGGCGCGCCCCGGCTCGGTACATGCGTTACCGGTTGTGACTGCGCCGCCGGCACCGCTCACGGCCTCTGCAGCTGCGCTGATTGCCACGTTGGCCGATGCCGATACACCGGTCTGGCTTGATCCAGCACTGAACAAGACTTCTGCAGTCAAGGACTGGATCGTGTTTCACACGGGTGCGCCGGTTACCGTGCATCAGTCGGAAGCTGCATTTGCGCTGGTGGCGAGCCCGCAGAGCCTCTCGGCGCTCAACGGATTTTCGCTTGGCACCCAGGAGTTTCCGGATCGCTCGACGACAATCATCCTGCAGGTTTCCAGCCTGACGGACGGTGCCGCGCTGAAGCTCGAAGGTCCCGGCATCAAGCAGCAGGCAAGCCTGTCGCCCGATCCGATGCCGCCGCATTTCGAGGCGCAGTGGCAGGCCAACAGGGCCGCCTTTCCGCGCGGCGTTGACTTGATCCTCGCCGGTCGTGATTGCGTGGCGGCTCTGCCGCGCAGCACCCGTCTTGTCCGTGAGGGAGCGTAA
- a CDS encoding carbon-phosphorus lyase complex subunit PhnI gives MYVAVKGGEAAIANAHRLLGARRRGDTQVPGLTLEQIAGQLSLAVDRVMGEGSLYDPELAALAIKQARGDLIEAVFLLRAYRTTLPRFGHSEPMDTGEMLVERRISAIYKDLPGGQLLGPTFDYTHRLLDPAPAGDEPVQAPETAPERGEKVTRVSDILGDEGLIEDDPVTDASRPVADITRTPTEYPMGRDARLQTLARGDEGFLLALAYSTQRGYARSHPFAGEIRIGEVDVEVMIPELGFTVAIGRVKLTECQMVNQFQGSAKAPPQFTRGYGLVFGQAERKAMAMSLCDRALRASELGEDIVAPAQDEEFVLSHCDNVQATGFVEHLKLPHYVDFQAELDLVRRMRAEHFASAAKTEDETSATDDAMEAAE, from the coding sequence ATGTATGTTGCAGTCAAGGGCGGGGAAGCCGCCATCGCCAATGCTCACCGTCTGCTTGGCGCACGTCGCCGGGGGGACACGCAGGTGCCGGGGCTGACGCTCGAGCAGATTGCCGGGCAGTTGTCGCTCGCCGTCGATCGGGTGATGGGCGAGGGCTCGCTTTACGATCCCGAGCTTGCCGCTCTTGCTATCAAGCAGGCGCGCGGTGACCTGATCGAGGCCGTGTTTCTGCTCAGGGCCTACCGGACAACCCTGCCGCGGTTTGGTCATTCCGAGCCGATGGACACCGGCGAAATGCTGGTCGAGCGGCGAATTTCGGCGATCTACAAGGATCTGCCGGGCGGCCAACTGCTGGGCCCGACATTCGATTATACCCACCGCCTGCTTGATCCGGCTCCGGCTGGCGACGAGCCTGTGCAGGCACCGGAGACCGCGCCAGAGAGAGGTGAGAAAGTCACTCGCGTCTCCGACATTCTGGGCGATGAAGGGTTGATCGAAGATGATCCGGTGACGGACGCATCGCGGCCGGTGGCCGACATCACCCGCACGCCGACCGAATACCCGATGGGTCGCGATGCGCGGCTGCAGACACTGGCGCGTGGCGATGAAGGGTTTTTGCTGGCGCTGGCCTATTCAACCCAGCGCGGCTATGCGCGCAGCCATCCGTTTGCCGGTGAAATCCGCATCGGCGAAGTCGATGTCGAGGTGATGATCCCCGAACTCGGCTTCACCGTGGCAATCGGCCGTGTGAAACTGACCGAATGCCAGATGGTCAACCAGTTCCAGGGCTCGGCCAAGGCGCCGCCGCAGTTTACCCGCGGTTATGGGCTGGTCTTCGGACAGGCCGAGCGCAAGGCGATGGCGATGTCGTTGTGCGATCGGGCGCTGCGCGCGTCCGAGCTCGGCGAGGACATTGTTGCTCCGGCGCAGGACGAGGAATTCGTGCTGTCGCATTGCGACAATGTGCAGGCGACCGGCTTTGTCGAGCATCTCAAGCTGCCGCATTACGTCGACTTTCAGGCCGAACTTGATCTGGTGCGCCGCATGCGCGCCGAGCATTTCGCCAGTGCGGCGAAGACCGAAGACGAGACATCCGCGACTGACGACGCCATGGAGGCCGCAGAATGA
- a CDS encoding alpha-D-ribose 1-methylphosphonate 5-phosphate C-P-lyase PhnJ produces MQNLASYNFAYLDEQTKRMIRRAILKGIAIPGYQVPFASREMPMPYGWGTGGVQVTAAIIGREDVLKVIDQGADDTTNAVSIRAFFAKTAGVATTTSTPDASIIQTRHRIPETPLTEGQVLVYQVPIPEPLRFLEPRETETRKMHALEEYGLMHVKLYEDIARNGHIATTYAYPVKVEGRYVMDPSPTPKFDNPKMHQSEALQLFGAGREKRIYAIPPHTEVVSLDFEDHPFEIQHFEQPCALCAAEQVYLDEVVLDDKGGRMFVCSDTHYCESRRADGHRGALLGDEPELGDETDTAKEAM; encoded by the coding sequence GTGCAAAACCTGGCGAGCTACAATTTTGCCTATCTCGACGAACAGACCAAGCGGATGATCCGCCGGGCGATCCTCAAGGGCATTGCCATTCCCGGCTACCAGGTGCCGTTCGCGTCCCGCGAAATGCCGATGCCCTATGGCTGGGGCACCGGCGGGGTGCAGGTGACGGCAGCGATCATCGGGCGCGAAGACGTGCTCAAGGTGATCGATCAGGGCGCTGATGACACCACCAATGCGGTGTCGATCCGGGCGTTTTTTGCCAAAACCGCCGGTGTAGCGACGACCACGTCAACTCCGGATGCCTCGATCATCCAGACCCGACACCGGATTCCGGAAACGCCACTGACCGAGGGCCAGGTTCTGGTTTATCAAGTGCCGATCCCTGAGCCGCTGCGATTTTTAGAGCCGCGCGAGACCGAAACCCGCAAGATGCATGCGCTTGAGGAATATGGCCTTATGCACGTCAAGCTCTACGAGGATATCGCCCGCAACGGCCATATCGCCACAACCTACGCCTATCCGGTCAAGGTCGAGGGGCGCTATGTGATGGATCCGTCGCCGACGCCGAAATTCGACAATCCGAAAATGCATCAGTCTGAAGCGCTGCAGCTTTTTGGCGCCGGCCGCGAAAAGCGGATCTACGCGATCCCGCCCCACACCGAGGTAGTCAGCCTCGATTTCGAGGATCACCCGTTCGAGATCCAGCATTTTGAGCAGCCATGCGCGTTGTGTGCCGCAGAGCAGGTCTATCTCGACGAGGTGGTGCTCGATGACAAGGGCGGGCGCATGTTCGTCTGCTCCGACACCCATTATTGCGAAAGCCGCCGGGCCGATGGCCACCGCGGCGCTTTGCTTGGCGATGAGCCGGAGCTGGGCGATGAAACCGATACCGCAAAGGAGGCGATGTGA
- the phnK gene encoding phosphonate C-P lyase system protein PhnK, with product MSLSETLEAPVDALVSAAKQPLLSVDNLTRVYGKRIGCADVSFDLWPGEVLAIVGESGSGKTTLLNCISSRMTPTCGTVHYRMRDGASADIYKMAEAERRYLMRTDWGFVHQNPIDGLRMTVSAGANVGERLMAVGNRHYGNIRNTAIEWLSRVEIDEDRVDDQPRTFSGGMRQRLQIARNLVTEPRLVFMDEPTGGLDVSVQARLLDLLRGLVSDLGLAVVVVTHDLAVARLLSDRMIVMKEGRVIEAGLTDRVLDDPRAPYTQLLVSSILQV from the coding sequence ATGAGCCTTTCCGAGACACTTGAAGCGCCCGTCGACGCACTCGTCTCTGCAGCCAAACAGCCGCTGTTGAGCGTAGATAACCTGACCCGCGTCTACGGCAAACGCATCGGTTGCGCCGATGTGAGTTTTGATCTGTGGCCGGGCGAAGTGCTGGCGATTGTCGGTGAATCCGGCTCCGGCAAGACCACGCTTCTCAACTGCATTTCCTCGCGGATGACGCCCACTTGCGGTACGGTTCATTACCGGATGCGCGACGGCGCGAGCGCCGACATCTACAAGATGGCTGAAGCCGAACGGCGCTACCTGATGCGGACCGACTGGGGCTTTGTGCACCAGAACCCGATTGATGGGTTGCGCATGACAGTGTCTGCCGGCGCCAATGTCGGTGAACGGCTGATGGCGGTGGGCAACCGGCATTACGGCAATATCCGCAACACGGCGATTGAATGGCTGTCCCGCGTCGAAATCGATGAAGACCGGGTTGATGATCAACCGCGGACCTTCTCCGGCGGCATGCGCCAGCGGTTGCAGATTGCCCGCAATCTGGTGACCGAACCACGGCTGGTGTTCATGGATGAACCCACCGGCGGGCTGGACGTCTCCGTGCAGGCACGACTTCTCGACCTGCTGCGCGGGCTGGTCTCCGATCTCGGTCTTGCGGTGGTGGTGGTCACCCACGATCTTGCGGTGGCGCGGCTTTTGTCGGACCGGATGATCGTGATGAAAGAGGGCAGGGTGATCGAGGCCGGTCTCACCGACCGGGTGCTCGATGATCCGCGTGCGCCCTACACCCAGCTCCTCGTCTCCTCCATTCTTCAGGTCTGA
- the phnL gene encoding phosphonate C-P lyase system protein PhnL — protein sequence MKTLLVASEVKKTFVMHMRGGVELPVVTNVSFSLKSGSCAVLGGPSGVGKSSILKMLYGNYGCDSGQILVNHHGRHIDIASADPRMVLAIRRDTIGYVSQFLRAVPRVSALDVAAEPLMIRGIAQEIAHQRARDLFTELNLPEKLWSLPPATFSGGEQQRVNIARGFITDHPILLLDEPTASLDAANREVVIDLIARKKADGAALLGIFHDQDVRNAVADHVIDVSAFATGKTAA from the coding sequence ATGAAAACGCTGCTTGTCGCTTCGGAAGTGAAAAAGACATTCGTCATGCATATGCGTGGCGGCGTCGAATTGCCGGTCGTCACCAATGTGTCGTTTTCGCTGAAATCGGGATCCTGCGCGGTGCTTGGTGGCCCGTCAGGCGTCGGCAAAAGCTCGATCCTGAAAATGCTTTACGGCAATTACGGCTGCGACAGCGGGCAGATTCTGGTCAACCATCACGGTCGACACATCGATATCGCCAGTGCCGATCCGCGCATGGTGCTGGCGATCCGGCGTGACACCATCGGCTATGTCAGCCAGTTCTTACGCGCGGTGCCACGCGTCTCGGCACTTGATGTCGCCGCCGAGCCGTTGATGATCCGGGGTATTGCGCAGGAGATCGCGCATCAGCGGGCGCGGGATCTGTTTACTGAACTCAATCTGCCGGAAAAACTCTGGTCGCTACCGCCAGCGACGTTTTCGGGCGGCGAACAGCAGCGCGTCAATATTGCCCGCGGCTTCATTACCGATCACCCGATCCTGTTGCTCGATGAGCCGACAGCATCGCTGGATGCAGCCAACCGCGAAGTCGTAATCGATCTGATTGCCCGCAAGAAGGCCGATGGCGCTGCACTGCTCGGCATTTTCCACGATCAGGACGTGCGCAATGCAGTGGCCGATCATGTGATTGACGTATCGGCTTTTGCCACCGGAAAGACGGCAGCATGA
- a CDS encoding DapH/DapD/GlmU-related protein: protein MTRLSDTPLVHDSAKIVESSLGRYTEVGAHCTVAHSTMGDYSYCVENTQIAYASIGKFANIASHVRIYASMHPMEQASLHHFSYRSSWYFDGETDNQDFFDWRAGQRITIGHDTWIGHGAVVMPGVSIGNGAIIGANAVVTKDVADFAIAVGVPARTIRQRFSDDIARRLDALAWWDWEHEKLHAALQDFRTLPVEEFIEKQGG from the coding sequence ATGACCCGGCTGTCCGATACGCCGCTGGTGCATGACAGCGCCAAGATCGTCGAATCCAGTCTAGGCCGCTACACCGAAGTAGGCGCTCATTGCACTGTGGCGCACTCGACCATGGGGGATTATTCCTACTGCGTCGAGAACACCCAGATAGCCTATGCGAGCATCGGCAAATTCGCCAATATCGCCAGTCATGTACGGATCTATGCCAGCATGCACCCGATGGAGCAGGCGTCGTTGCATCACTTCAGCTATCGCTCGTCGTGGTATTTTGACGGTGAGACTGACAATCAGGATTTCTTCGACTGGCGCGCCGGGCAGCGGATCACGATCGGCCATGATACCTGGATCGGGCATGGCGCGGTGGTGATGCCGGGTGTGAGCATCGGCAATGGCGCCATCATCGGCGCCAACGCGGTGGTCACAAAAGATGTCGCTGATTTCGCCATCGCCGTCGGCGTGCCGGCGCGCACCATCCGGCAGCGGTTTTCCGATGACATCGCCCGCCGCCTCGACGCGCTGGCCTGGTGGGACTGGGAGCACGAGAAGCTGCATGCGGCGCTGCAGGATTTCCGCACGCTGCCGGTCGAGGAATTCATCGAAAAACAAGGCGGCTAG
- the bluB gene encoding 5,6-dimethylbenzimidazole synthase codes for MPKTYMLAPAVSFSSSERDAVYKAIFTRRDVRDQFLPDPVPGDVLRRLLQAAHHAPSVGFMQPWNFITIRSQSVRDQIADAFGRANDEAVKLFPEERQSKYKSLKLEGIRKAPLNICITCDRNRSGEVVLGKTHNSSMDLYSTVCAVQNLWLAARAEGIGMGWVSIFRDADLKSILDIPERIEIVAYLCLGYVDELYEQPELEVKGWNRRLPLDDLIFEERWQDET; via the coding sequence ATGCCGAAGACATATATGCTGGCGCCTGCTGTCAGCTTTTCAAGCTCGGAACGAGACGCCGTATACAAGGCCATCTTCACCCGCCGCGACGTGCGCGACCAGTTCCTGCCGGACCCGGTTCCGGGTGACGTGCTGCGGCGGCTTTTGCAAGCCGCGCATCACGCGCCGTCCGTGGGTTTCATGCAGCCCTGGAATTTCATCACCATCCGGAGCCAGTCGGTTCGCGATCAAATTGCCGATGCGTTTGGGCGCGCCAATGATGAAGCCGTCAAACTTTTTCCCGAAGAACGGCAATCCAAATACAAATCATTGAAGCTTGAAGGCATTCGCAAGGCGCCGCTCAACATCTGCATCACCTGCGACCGCAACCGCAGCGGAGAGGTGGTTCTGGGCAAAACCCACAATTCCAGCATGGATCTCTACAGCACGGTCTGTGCAGTGCAGAACCTCTGGCTCGCCGCACGCGCCGAAGGCATTGGCATGGGCTGGGTCAGCATTTTTCGCGACGCTGATCTCAAATCCATTCTCGACATTCCCGAGCGGATCGAAATCGTCGCCTATCTCTGCCTCGGCTATGTCGATGAGCTCTATGAGCAGCCGGAACTGGAGGTCAAAGGCTGGAACCGGAGGCTGCCGCTCGACGATCTGATTTTCGAGGAGCGCTGGCAGGACGAAACCTAG
- the phnC gene encoding phosphonate ABC transporter ATP-binding protein, with protein MLELTDVTRRFGTNIAVDAVTLSIPEGQMVGVIGRSGAGKSTLLRMINRLTPTSSGEIRFKGKTVSGLGGSNLRNWQRDCAMIFQQFNLVPRLDVLTNVLLGRLNHRSTVLNILNIFTVEERASALMALERLGIAQTALQMAGTLSGGQQQRVAIARALMQSPSMVLADEPIASLDPLNAQIVMDALKDINEREGITVITNLHTLDTARAYCERVIGMAGGKVVFDGSPDELTTEAVRMIYGASADGAEISEAITSTSISAGRPVLPAEPKSTGPLQPALCVKPAAAGVALPA; from the coding sequence ATGCTTGAACTGACCGACGTGACCCGCCGATTTGGAACAAATATCGCTGTTGATGCTGTCACGCTGTCGATCCCGGAAGGCCAGATGGTCGGCGTTATTGGGCGCTCTGGCGCCGGAAAGTCAACGCTTTTGCGCATGATCAACCGGCTGACGCCGACGAGCAGCGGCGAGATCCGGTTCAAGGGCAAGACGGTATCAGGTCTCGGCGGTTCAAATCTGCGCAACTGGCAGCGTGACTGCGCAATGATATTCCAGCAGTTCAATCTGGTGCCGCGGCTTGATGTGCTGACCAATGTGCTGCTCGGTCGCCTCAATCATCGCTCCACGGTGCTCAACATCCTCAACATCTTTACGGTCGAAGAGCGCGCAAGTGCTCTGATGGCTCTGGAGCGTCTCGGCATCGCCCAGACCGCATTGCAGATGGCGGGCACCCTGTCGGGCGGCCAGCAGCAGCGCGTTGCCATCGCGCGGGCGTTGATGCAGTCGCCCTCGATGGTGCTGGCCGACGAGCCGATCGCCTCACTTGATCCGCTCAACGCGCAGATCGTGATGGACGCGCTCAAAGACATCAATGAGCGCGAAGGCATCACGGTGATCACCAATCTGCACACGCTTGATACGGCGCGCGCCTATTGCGAGCGGGTGATCGGCATGGCCGGCGGCAAGGTGGTGTTTGACGGTTCGCCCGACGAGTTGACCACCGAGGCCGTGCGGATGATCTACGGCGCCTCCGCCGACGGCGCCGAAATATCCGAAGCCATCACCTCGACATCGATTTCCGCCGGACGCCCAGTGCTGCCGGCCGAGCCGAAATCCACCGGTCCGTTGCAGCCAGCGCTTTGCGTCAAACCTGCAGCCGCCGGGGTCGCCTTGCCCGCGTGA
- the phnD gene encoding phosphonate ABC transporter substrate-binding protein: MFKKALLAAASFAAIIAVQPAVAEDLKDFRIGILGGENEADRLRSFQCMTDTLPAVLGVEKVSLFPAADYDGVIQGLLGGTLDYAELGASGYAKVYLEDPKAVEPILTTIQTDGATGYYSVMVARKDSGITTLEDLKGKKLGFADPDSTSGFLVPSVTLPAAIGMPIADYFGETGFGGGHENLVLEVVKGNFDAGTTWASGVGEFKDGYTSGNLKKMVDKGIVDMGDLVQVWQSPLIPNGPIVVRSTMDTDMKAKFKDFMMTLPESDPECFASIQGGDYKGYTEVDASFYQAIIDARKAKIGS; the protein is encoded by the coding sequence ATGTTCAAAAAAGCCCTTCTCGCAGCGGCCTCGTTCGCTGCCATCATCGCTGTCCAGCCTGCTGTTGCCGAAGACCTCAAGGACTTCCGCATCGGCATTCTCGGTGGCGAAAACGAAGCCGACCGTCTGCGCAGCTTCCAGTGCATGACCGACACCCTGCCAGCCGTTCTCGGCGTTGAAAAAGTCTCGCTGTTTCCTGCCGCCGACTATGACGGCGTGATCCAGGGCCTGCTTGGCGGCACGCTCGATTACGCCGAACTTGGCGCATCCGGCTATGCCAAGGTCTATCTCGAAGATCCGAAAGCGGTTGAGCCAATCCTGACCACGATCCAGACTGATGGCGCCACCGGCTACTACTCCGTCATGGTTGCGCGCAAGGATTCGGGCATCACCACGCTTGAAGATCTCAAGGGCAAGAAGCTTGGCTTCGCCGATCCCGACTCGACTTCGGGCTTCCTGGTTCCTTCTGTCACGCTGCCTGCCGCCATCGGCATGCCGATCGCAGACTATTTCGGTGAGACCGGCTTCGGCGGCGGTCACGAGAACCTGGTTCTGGAAGTCGTCAAGGGCAACTTCGATGCAGGCACCACCTGGGCTTCCGGCGTTGGCGAATTCAAGGACGGCTACACATCGGGCAATTTGAAGAAGATGGTCGACAAGGGCATCGTCGACATGGGTGATCTGGTTCAGGTCTGGCAGTCGCCGCTGATCCCGAACGGACCGATCGTCGTCCGTTCAACCATGGACACCGACATGAAGGCCAAGTTCAAGGACTTCATGATGACGCTGCCCGAGAGCGATCCCGAGTGCTTCGCTTCCATTCAGGGCGGCGATTACAAGGGCTACACCGAAGTTGACGCCTCGTTCTACCAGGCCATCATCGACGCTCGCAAAGCCAAGATCGGCTCGTAA